The proteins below come from a single Arthrobacter sp. zg-Y1171 genomic window:
- a CDS encoding magnesium transporter: MSTNPTRVFIARLLGLDVFDPLGDRLGRLRDAVVLDRGPGLPPQAVGIVVEVPGKKRVFVPLTRITSMDPGQIICTGLVNLRRFEQRGAEMLVVAELFDRRVQMRDGSGEATIEDIAIEQNRAGDWYVSNLFVRRGGSASRLRSLRRRGEQMILDWKDIAHWDATGPQAATSFVAQNDDLKAADFADALHEMSGKRRIEVASELQDERLADVLQELPDDDQVQILQSLDVERAADVLEEMDPDDAADLLNELPEEQKEELLALMEPEDARDVRRLLNYEEDTAGSLMTPVPVILPPEATVAEALAHVRREELTPALASSIYVCRPPLETPTGKYLGVVHIQQLLRSAPPEALGNILDTDLEPVRDYATISEVSRMLATYNLNSLPVINDAGRLVGAVTVDDVLDHLLPDDWRISDETGPITQQGRTNG; this comes from the coding sequence GTGAGTACAAATCCAACCCGAGTCTTTATTGCGCGCCTGCTCGGCCTTGACGTCTTCGACCCGCTGGGTGACCGTCTCGGCCGGCTGCGCGATGCGGTCGTGCTGGACCGCGGGCCGGGCCTCCCGCCCCAGGCCGTGGGCATCGTGGTGGAGGTTCCCGGCAAGAAACGGGTGTTCGTCCCCCTCACCCGCATCACGTCCATGGACCCCGGGCAGATCATCTGCACCGGCCTGGTCAACCTGCGCCGCTTCGAACAGCGCGGAGCAGAGATGCTGGTGGTCGCGGAACTCTTCGACCGCCGGGTACAGATGCGCGACGGCAGCGGCGAAGCCACCATCGAAGACATCGCCATTGAGCAGAACCGCGCCGGCGACTGGTACGTCTCCAACCTCTTCGTCCGCCGCGGCGGCTCGGCCTCCCGGCTGCGGTCCCTGCGCCGGCGCGGAGAACAGATGATCCTTGACTGGAAGGACATTGCCCACTGGGACGCCACCGGCCCGCAGGCCGCCACGTCCTTCGTCGCCCAGAACGACGACCTCAAGGCCGCCGACTTTGCCGACGCCCTGCATGAGATGAGCGGCAAACGCCGGATCGAAGTGGCCAGCGAACTGCAGGACGAACGTCTCGCCGACGTCCTGCAGGAACTTCCCGACGACGACCAGGTCCAGATCCTGCAGTCCCTGGACGTGGAGCGCGCCGCAGACGTGCTGGAGGAAATGGACCCCGACGACGCCGCGGACCTCCTTAACGAACTGCCCGAAGAGCAGAAGGAAGAGCTCCTTGCCCTGATGGAGCCCGAGGACGCCCGCGACGTCCGGCGCCTGCTGAACTACGAGGAAGACACCGCCGGGTCGCTGATGACCCCCGTGCCGGTCATCCTTCCGCCCGAGGCCACCGTGGCGGAGGCGCTGGCACACGTGCGCCGCGAAGAGCTCACCCCCGCCCTTGCCTCTTCCATCTACGTCTGCCGGCCGCCGCTGGAAACACCCACCGGGAAGTACCTCGGCGTTGTGCACATCCAGCAGCTGCTGCGCTCGGCACCCCCCGAGGCGCTGGGCAACATCCTGGATACGGACCTGGAACCGGTCCGCGACTACGCCACCATCAGCGAAGTATCGCGGATGCTGGCCACCTATAACTTGAACTCACTGCCGGTAATCAACGACGCCGGACGCCTGGTGGGTGCGGTCACGGTGGACGATGTCCTGGACCACCTGCTGCCGGACGACTGGCGCATTTCCGACGAAACCGGCCCCATAACGCAGCAGGGAAGGACAAATGGCTGA
- a CDS encoding DUF1003 domain-containing protein, producing the protein MAEKIKSTTTGLDTPRSARTRWLPRLSPNPDAFGHATENFARFMGTPQFLVYMTVFCLVWLAWNTWGPESARFDSAALGFTVLTLMLSLQASYAAPLLLLAQNRQDDRDRVSVRQDRERAERNLMDTEYLTREIAELRIALREVATRDYVRSEIRGLLEELLEANDDREDGGTRRRRRPEGTDSMPKLNPGGRER; encoded by the coding sequence ATGGCTGAAAAGATCAAGTCAACGACCACCGGCCTCGACACTCCCCGCTCTGCACGGACCCGATGGCTGCCGCGGCTCTCCCCGAACCCCGACGCCTTCGGCCATGCCACGGAGAATTTCGCCCGGTTCATGGGCACCCCGCAGTTCCTGGTCTACATGACGGTCTTTTGCCTCGTCTGGCTGGCCTGGAACACCTGGGGACCGGAATCCGCCCGCTTTGACAGCGCAGCCCTGGGCTTTACCGTCCTGACGCTCATGCTGTCGCTGCAGGCCTCCTACGCCGCTCCCCTGCTGCTGCTGGCACAGAACCGGCAGGATGACCGGGACCGCGTCTCCGTCCGGCAGGACCGCGAACGCGCCGAGCGCAACCTTATGGACACCGAATACCTCACCCGGGAGATCGCCGAACTTCGGATTGCCCTGCGTGAGGTGGCCACCCGTGACTATGTCCGCTCCGAAATCCGCGGACTGCTTGAGGAACTCCTCGAGGCCAACGACGACCGTGAGGACGGCGGGACGCGGCGCCGCCGCCGGCCGGAGGGCACCGACAGCATGCCGAAACTGAATCCCGGCGGAAGGGAACGCTAA
- a CDS encoding Mrp/NBP35 family ATP-binding protein, giving the protein MPVSEPASALEAQVLRALDTVQDPELRRPITELGMLKEVRLGAGGSVAVDVLLTIAGCPLRDTITADVERALAAVPGVNTVDVFLDVMTPEQRNALKDRLRGGDPVRTIPFNRPDSLTRVYAVASGKGGVGKSSVTVNLAAAMASLGLRVGIVDADVHGFSVPGLLGITRPPTRVDEMILPPVAYGIKTISIGMFVDGNQPVAWRGPMLHRALEQFLTDVYFGDLDVLFLDLPPGTGDIAISVGQLLPGSEILLVTTPQSAAADVAERAGSVARQTGQKVTGVIENMSWLALPGGERLEVFGSGGGAAVSGRLGDTLGYPVPLLGSIPLDVALREGGDGGLPVVLADAGAATADGTDDAEGNTPAGGETAAAELRRIARELAHRPRGLAGRSLGVSPV; this is encoded by the coding sequence GTGCCAGTATCCGAACCAGCTTCCGCGTTGGAAGCGCAGGTACTCCGCGCCCTGGACACCGTCCAGGACCCGGAACTGCGCCGGCCCATCACCGAACTCGGGATGCTCAAGGAGGTGCGGCTCGGCGCCGGGGGCTCAGTGGCAGTCGACGTCCTGCTCACGATTGCCGGCTGTCCGTTGCGGGACACCATCACGGCCGACGTCGAACGCGCACTTGCCGCGGTTCCCGGAGTGAACACTGTGGACGTGTTCCTGGACGTTATGACTCCGGAGCAGCGCAACGCGCTCAAGGACCGGCTGCGCGGCGGCGATCCGGTGCGGACCATCCCCTTCAACCGCCCCGATTCCCTGACCCGCGTGTACGCCGTGGCCAGCGGCAAGGGCGGCGTGGGCAAGTCCAGCGTCACCGTCAACCTCGCGGCGGCCATGGCCTCGCTCGGGCTGCGCGTGGGCATTGTCGACGCCGATGTCCACGGGTTCTCCGTTCCCGGCCTCCTCGGAATCACCCGGCCGCCCACCCGCGTGGATGAGATGATCCTGCCCCCGGTGGCCTACGGCATCAAGACCATCTCGATCGGCATGTTCGTGGACGGCAACCAGCCGGTGGCCTGGCGCGGACCCATGCTGCACCGTGCCCTGGAGCAGTTCCTGACCGACGTGTACTTCGGGGACCTGGACGTCCTCTTCCTGGACCTGCCTCCCGGCACCGGGGACATCGCCATTTCCGTGGGACAGCTCCTGCCGGGGTCGGAGATCCTGCTGGTCACCACACCGCAGAGCGCCGCGGCGGACGTCGCTGAACGCGCCGGCAGCGTTGCCCGGCAGACCGGGCAGAAGGTCACCGGCGTGATCGAGAATATGTCCTGGCTCGCGCTGCCCGGCGGCGAACGCCTGGAGGTCTTCGGCTCCGGCGGAGGCGCGGCGGTGTCCGGGCGGCTGGGCGACACCCTGGGCTATCCGGTTCCGCTGCTGGGCAGCATCCCGCTCGACGTAGCCCTCCGCGAAGGCGGCGACGGCGGCCTGCCGGTAGTACTGGCCGACGCCGGTGCGGCAACCGCTGACGGCACTGACGATGCAGAGGGGAACACCCCGGCGGGCGGAGAGACTGCCGCAGCCGAACTGCGGCGGATTGCCCGGGAGCTGGCGCACCGGCCGCGCGGCCTGGCCGGCCGCAGCCTCGGGGTCAGCCCGGTCTAG
- a CDS encoding Sec-independent protein translocase TatB produces the protein MVGINGYEFILLAIIAVVILGPERLPEYASQLARLVREVRRMASGAREQLREEVGPEIDEVDWRKLDPRQYDPRRIIKEALLDDFDDAAKAVSGRPSAAPAPPVSAAQPAAASAVASPAAAASPAAASRPPAVKPLERLAPGQPAPFDIEAT, from the coding sequence GTGGTAGGAATCAACGGTTACGAGTTCATCCTTCTGGCAATAATCGCCGTGGTGATACTAGGTCCCGAACGCCTGCCCGAATACGCCTCGCAGCTGGCCCGGCTGGTGCGGGAAGTGCGGCGGATGGCATCCGGCGCCCGTGAACAGCTGCGTGAAGAAGTGGGCCCCGAGATCGACGAAGTGGACTGGCGGAAGCTGGATCCACGGCAGTACGACCCGCGGCGCATCATCAAGGAAGCGTTGCTGGATGATTTCGACGACGCCGCCAAAGCGGTAAGCGGACGGCCGTCCGCAGCGCCCGCACCGCCGGTTTCCGCCGCCCAGCCGGCGGCGGCTTCTGCCGTAGCCTCCCCGGCAGCCGCTGCCTCCCCGGCAGCCGCGAGCCGGCCGCCTGCGGTGAAACCGCTGGAACGCCTTGCCCCGGGCCAGCCTGCACCGTTCGACATCGAAGCAACGTAA
- a CDS encoding anti-sigma factor: MRHPKRHLRNYIDGETTPQREQAIDAHLSRCASCRAVVAEERRLRSRLRSFRVPDAGPELSARIAGRVTALQSGCPESEAGQPGAPAKALDRRSHAVAAVGAVAAAGAVLLGGAYFAGSILEVPAQAGARAAMAAGWEEVAQSGNLEAEQLQLLRAHGWTCPELADLGLKLESARSLRVQGRPAVEMTFAADGEQLRLVEQHPLPGEDRQPVINAMTGRPVSEDGFSVAGSQAGPAVFGSAEHPGQKVVAAGSVTYTFESSQPEKSLPRAVEELSLLESARLARTGDDAEPMERIVRGLSMFTRTGWSL; this comes from the coding sequence GTGCGACACCCCAAACGGCATTTACGGAACTACATCGACGGCGAAACAACCCCGCAGCGCGAGCAGGCCATTGACGCACACCTCTCCCGCTGTGCCTCGTGCCGTGCCGTCGTCGCTGAGGAGCGCCGGCTGCGCAGCCGGCTGCGTTCCTTCCGGGTGCCCGATGCCGGTCCGGAACTTTCCGCCCGGATCGCAGGACGCGTGACGGCATTGCAGTCCGGCTGTCCGGAATCCGAAGCGGGCCAGCCCGGGGCGCCGGCCAAGGCGCTTGACCGGCGCAGCCACGCGGTGGCCGCAGTCGGGGCGGTAGCAGCTGCCGGGGCGGTGCTGCTTGGCGGCGCCTATTTTGCGGGCAGCATCCTCGAGGTTCCTGCCCAGGCCGGTGCACGTGCCGCCATGGCCGCCGGCTGGGAGGAAGTGGCCCAAAGCGGCAACCTCGAAGCCGAGCAGCTGCAGCTGCTCCGTGCACATGGCTGGACCTGCCCGGAACTGGCGGATCTGGGATTGAAACTGGAGTCCGCCCGGTCCCTCCGGGTCCAGGGGCGTCCCGCCGTGGAAATGACCTTCGCAGCAGACGGAGAGCAACTGCGGCTTGTGGAACAGCACCCGCTGCCGGGAGAGGATCGCCAGCCCGTAATCAACGCCATGACCGGCCGGCCTGTCTCCGAAGACGGGTTCTCGGTTGCGGGTTCGCAGGCCGGCCCGGCGGTCTTCGGATCGGCGGAGCATCCCGGACAGAAGGTCGTGGCAGCCGGCAGCGTCACCTATACCTTCGAGTCCAGCCAGCCGGAGAAATCGCTGCCCCGGGCGGTGGAGGAGCTTTCCCTGCTCGAATCCGCCCGCCTCGCCCGCACCGGCGACGATGCCGAGCCGATGGAGCGCATTGTGCGGGGCCTTTCCATGTTCACGCGTACGGGCTGGAGCCTCTAG
- the sigE gene encoding RNA polymerase sigma factor SigE has protein sequence MATTPDTAAADMAAEWVRPTWEEVVQAHSAKVYRLAYRLTGNKHDAEDLTQEVFVRVFRSLANFQPGTLDGWLHRITTNLFLDQARRRSRIRFDGMTEETSSRLPSNGPGPERSFEFNNLDVDIARALEELPPDFRAAVVLCDLEGLSYDEVARVLDVKLGTVRSRIHRGRAMLKEKLAHRNPQVPPVTRPLLNLPRVAGAS, from the coding sequence ATGGCAACGACGCCGGACACAGCAGCCGCGGACATGGCTGCGGAGTGGGTACGACCCACTTGGGAGGAAGTGGTCCAGGCGCACTCGGCGAAGGTATACCGGCTGGCCTATCGGCTGACCGGAAACAAGCACGACGCCGAGGACCTGACCCAGGAAGTCTTCGTCCGGGTTTTCCGCTCGCTGGCCAACTTCCAGCCCGGCACCCTCGACGGCTGGCTGCACCGCATCACCACCAACCTCTTCCTTGACCAGGCCCGGCGGCGCAGCCGGATCCGTTTTGACGGCATGACCGAGGAAACCTCCAGCAGGCTGCCCAGCAACGGCCCGGGCCCGGAGCGAAGCTTCGAATTCAATAACCTTGACGTGGACATTGCCCGCGCCTTGGAGGAGCTGCCGCCCGACTTCCGCGCCGCCGTTGTCCTGTGTGATCTGGAGGGGCTTTCCTACGACGAAGTCGCCCGCGTATTGGACGTCAAACTGGGCACTGTCCGGTCCCGGATCCACCGCGGCCGGGCGATGCTGAAGGAAAAGCTTGCCCACCGGAACCCGCAGGTGCCGCCGGTTACCCGTCCGCTGCTCAACCTGCCCCGAGTCGCGGGAGCCAGCTGA
- a CDS encoding O-methyltransferase: MRADKQTSWSYTEALPTEDEVLIRARERSYELGVSAVSSGVGAALTVLSAASKATTVVEVGTGAGVSGVCLLRGLGRNAVLTTIDSDVDHLRAAREAYAEAGIPGNRTRTISGRAAEVLPRLTDAAYDMVFIDADKPSFPLYVNQAVRLLKRGGLLVVNDALDHGKVADPAVREATTNTMRKVGKAIRENEDLASALLPTGDGLLLAVKTA, encoded by the coding sequence ATGCGCGCCGACAAGCAGACCAGTTGGTCCTACACGGAGGCACTGCCTACCGAGGATGAGGTCCTGATCCGTGCGCGTGAACGGTCCTATGAGCTGGGCGTCAGCGCTGTTTCCAGTGGCGTAGGTGCGGCGTTAACCGTACTGTCCGCTGCGAGCAAGGCCACCACGGTTGTGGAAGTCGGCACCGGAGCCGGCGTTTCGGGCGTCTGCCTGCTGCGCGGCTTGGGCCGCAACGCGGTGCTGACCACCATAGATTCCGACGTCGACCACCTCCGGGCGGCGCGCGAGGCCTATGCGGAGGCCGGCATCCCGGGCAACCGGACCCGCACCATCTCCGGCCGCGCGGCCGAGGTGCTCCCCCGCCTCACGGACGCCGCCTACGACATGGTGTTCATCGACGCAGACAAGCCCTCTTTCCCGCTCTACGTGAACCAGGCGGTGCGGCTGCTCAAGCGCGGCGGCCTGCTGGTGGTCAATGACGCGCTGGACCACGGCAAGGTAGCGGATCCCGCTGTCCGCGAAGCCACCACCAACACCATGCGCAAGGTAGGCAAGGCCATCCGGGAGAACGAAGACCTCGCCTCCGCCCTGCTGCCCACCGGTGACGGCCTCCTGCTGGCCGTGAAAACCGCTTAG
- the map gene encoding type I methionyl aminopeptidase translates to MIEILNPDELSRARKTGALVADILQSIKARSTVGTNLLDIDRWARTMILEAGAKSCYVDYAPSFGRGPFGHYICTSVNDAVLHGLPHDYVLADGDLLTLDLAVSLKGIVADSAISFIVGKAPSPESAAMIAVTERALAAGIAAARPGARIGDISFAIGTVLTDAGYPVNTEFGGHGVGSTMHQDPHITNSGRPGRGYKLRPGLLLALEPWVMADTAELVTDADGWTLRSATGCRTAHSEHTVAITDDGAEILTLPK, encoded by the coding sequence ATGATCGAGATCCTCAACCCCGACGAGTTGTCCCGGGCAAGGAAGACAGGCGCCCTGGTCGCCGACATCCTGCAGTCGATCAAGGCCCGCAGCACGGTGGGAACCAACCTGTTGGACATCGACCGGTGGGCCAGGACCATGATCCTCGAGGCCGGCGCCAAGTCCTGTTACGTCGACTACGCGCCGTCCTTCGGACGCGGGCCGTTTGGCCACTACATCTGCACGTCCGTCAACGATGCCGTGCTGCACGGACTTCCGCACGACTACGTCCTGGCCGACGGCGATCTGCTGACACTGGACCTTGCGGTATCACTCAAGGGAATCGTTGCCGACTCGGCCATCAGTTTCATCGTCGGCAAGGCCCCCTCCCCGGAGAGCGCCGCGATGATCGCCGTGACCGAACGGGCACTGGCCGCTGGAATAGCGGCGGCCCGTCCCGGCGCCCGCATCGGGGACATTTCCTTTGCCATTGGAACTGTCCTTACTGATGCGGGATATCCGGTGAATACCGAGTTCGGCGGGCACGGCGTCGGTTCCACGATGCACCAGGACCCGCACATCACGAACTCCGGGCGGCCGGGCCGCGGCTACAAGCTGCGCCCCGGACTGCTGCTGGCCCTGGAACCGTGGGTCATGGCGGACACCGCGGAATTGGTGACCGACGCCGACGGCTGGACCCTGCGCAGCGCAACAGGCTGCCGGACGGCGCACAGCGAGCACACGGTCGCCATCACCGACGACGGGGCCGAAATCCTCACGCTGCCGAAGTAG